In Halarcobacter bivalviorum, a genomic segment contains:
- a CDS encoding type I secretion system permease/ATPase: MEETISRDEYPLIYSLKYVLDFYFGDISLETILNISASSREGFTEELAIDVANEVGLTAVSKNIEAGDIPAHFFPCIIFDKHDKPFILLKKDRDVYLFDPIANKEIKENKSFLGNFKKAILIFRDPKKEKLVESSRTKDWFWSPVKTFWRSYVEIGFLTIFINMFALAVPLFTMSVYDRVVPNNATETLFVLASGVIIILLFDVYFKSVRNHIIENVGKKLGVYLEEELMKRMLKIKSEYDNMLIGSKANLFRELHQIRDFFATKSILQVIDLPFFFIALLVIYLISPAVAAVPFIVAIVIVLFNYLMQKPIENLSKKNVENVQAKNSYLVETIQGSEIIKLTNASSTKLFNWRNIIAKTDSISQRIQSLNVFSMNLSQTVVQFVTMMVIVVGVFEIASNNLTVGGLIAVTILSSRAMVPVIQTSMMVIRFKEIKESLNNINEFWHLPLENDNNMEIGIGKIKGEIEFSNVEFFYKNSKYPSLKDCNLKIKPGEKIGIIGQTGAGKTTFLRLLSGLDSATSGNIFLDGHEISTMHPIEIRQNIGVMTQEPFLFSGTLKENIELSNPISKERMMELIRLTGLEELVKKSGQGDALQVGERGSNLSVGQRHLVALARAILNNPPVLILDEPTTGLDVGLEKKLISHLKQLMKDKTLFVITHRFAALDLVDRVIVLNNGQIVADGPKNKVLAALQGKR, encoded by the coding sequence TTGGAAGAGACTATTAGTAGAGACGAATATCCCTTAATATATTCATTAAAATATGTGCTAGACTTTTATTTTGGGGATATTTCTTTAGAAACAATATTAAATATTAGTGCTTCTTCAAGGGAAGGTTTTACAGAAGAGCTTGCCATTGATGTTGCAAATGAGGTTGGACTTACTGCAGTTTCTAAAAATATAGAAGCAGGAGATATCCCTGCTCACTTTTTCCCTTGTATTATTTTTGATAAACATGATAAGCCTTTTATTCTTTTAAAAAAAGATAGAGATGTATATCTATTTGATCCTATTGCAAATAAAGAAATAAAAGAAAATAAGAGTTTTTTAGGTAATTTCAAAAAAGCAATTCTTATATTCAGAGACCCCAAAAAAGAGAAGTTAGTAGAATCAAGTAGAACAAAAGATTGGTTTTGGTCTCCTGTTAAAACTTTTTGGCGTTCATATGTTGAGATAGGATTTTTAACTATTTTTATTAATATGTTTGCCCTTGCAGTTCCTCTTTTTACTATGAGTGTATATGATAGAGTAGTTCCAAATAATGCTACGGAAACACTTTTTGTACTTGCAAGTGGAGTTATTATAATTTTACTTTTTGATGTTTATTTTAAAAGTGTAAGAAACCATATTATTGAAAATGTTGGCAAAAAATTAGGTGTTTATTTAGAAGAAGAACTAATGAAAAGAATGCTTAAAATCAAATCTGAGTATGATAATATGCTTATTGGTTCAAAGGCTAATCTTTTTAGAGAACTACATCAAATAAGAGATTTTTTTGCCACAAAATCTATTTTACAAGTAATTGATTTACCATTTTTCTTTATTGCTTTACTTGTAATATATCTTATCTCTCCAGCAGTTGCTGCTGTACCATTTATAGTTGCTATAGTTATTGTACTTTTTAATTATCTAATGCAGAAACCAATTGAAAATCTTAGTAAAAAGAATGTTGAAAATGTACAAGCTAAAAATTCATATTTAGTTGAAACAATTCAAGGAAGTGAGATAATAAAACTTACAAATGCCTCTTCAACAAAACTATTTAATTGGAGAAATATAATTGCTAAAACAGACTCTATAAGTCAAAGAATTCAATCTTTAAATGTATTTTCAATGAATCTTTCTCAAACAGTTGTTCAGTTTGTGACGATGATGGTTATTGTTGTTGGAGTATTTGAAATTGCTTCTAATAATCTTACAGTTGGAGGACTTATTGCAGTAACTATTCTTTCTAGTCGTGCAATGGTTCCAGTAATACAAACTTCAATGATGGTAATTAGATTTAAAGAGATAAAAGAGTCTTTAAATAATATAAATGAGTTCTGGCATCTACCTTTAGAAAATGATAATAATATGGAAATAGGTATTGGAAAAATAAAAGGTGAAATAGAGTTTTCTAATGTGGAGTTTTTCTATAAAAATAGTAAATATCCATCTTTAAAAGATTGTAATCTAAAAATAAAACCAGGTGAAAAAATTGGAATTATTGGACAAACTGGTGCTGGAAAAACAACTTTTTTAAGACTTCTCTCTGGTCTTGATAGTGCAACAAGTGGAAATATATTCTTAGATGGGCATGAGATTTCAACAATGCACCCAATTGAGATAAGACAAAATATTGGAGTAATGACTCAAGAGCCATTTTTATTCTCAGGAACTTTAAAAGAGAATATTGAGTTATCAAATCCAATAAGTAAAGAAAGAATGATGGAGCTTATTAGATTAACTGGTTTAGAAGAATTAGTTAAAAAAAGTGGACAAGGAGACGCTTTACAAGTAGGGGAAAGAGGAAGTAATCTCTCTGTAGGGCAAAGACATCTTGTAGCTCTTGCAAGGGCAATTTTGAATAATCCTCCAGTACTTATTTTAGATGAACCTACAACTGGACTTGATGTTGGATTAGAGAAAAAACTAATTAGTCATTTAAAACAATTAATGAAAGATAAAACACTATTTGTAATTACACATAGGTTTGCAGCTTTAGATTTAGTAGATAGAGTTATTGTTTTAAATAATGGTCAAATTGTTGCAGATGGACCCAAAAATAAAGTATTAGCAGCACTTCAAGGAAAAAGGTAA
- a CDS encoding HlyD family type I secretion periplasmic adaptor subunit — MNNKFFEETKWNYYVSVVPIMLFFLAFITWSFFSEIDEVVRGAGKVVPSSQTKVLQNLEGGIISSIKVSEGQKVSKGDVIYTLSNEFFKADLKSKEIDLLAYRANIIRLEALIDEKSSIEFPQELLEKIPDIVENERRIFYEDFNSSITKIEISKDQLKQKEYKLKEAQSKFENLTLELNLAQANMKILESLYIKKVVSKKEYLAELSKKQNIVTKLSETRNSIPIIKEEIEEAKKKIQTVRSEIRTKHLQKYSALKAEISKLTEKNKANEDRELRKEVTSPVNGIINKLYFYTVGGIVKPGDKMAEITPLDDSLTIEARVNTSDRAQIWEGQDVSVEITAYDFSKFGLLKGKLISISPDSFEDRNGNIFYLVKVKANHDQFAPDLPILPGMIANINILTGKKTILQYIIKPLKDVSKNALSEQ; from the coding sequence ATGAATAATAAGTTTTTTGAAGAGACTAAATGGAACTACTATGTATCAGTTGTTCCTATAATGTTATTTTTTCTTGCTTTTATTACTTGGTCTTTTTTTAGTGAAATAGATGAAGTTGTAAGAGGTGCTGGTAAAGTTGTTCCCTCTTCTCAAACTAAAGTATTACAAAACCTAGAGGGTGGAATTATCTCTAGTATAAAAGTAAGTGAAGGTCAAAAAGTCTCTAAAGGAGATGTGATTTACACTCTTTCAAATGAGTTTTTTAAAGCTGATTTAAAATCAAAAGAGATAGATTTATTAGCTTATAGAGCAAATATTATAAGACTTGAAGCTTTAATTGATGAGAAAAGCTCAATAGAATTTCCCCAAGAACTTTTAGAAAAAATTCCAGATATTGTAGAAAATGAAAGAAGAATTTTTTATGAAGATTTTAACAGTTCTATTACAAAAATAGAAATATCAAAAGATCAATTAAAACAAAAAGAGTATAAGTTAAAAGAAGCTCAAAGTAAATTTGAGAATTTAACTTTAGAATTAAATCTTGCACAAGCAAATATGAAAATTTTAGAATCTTTATATATTAAAAAAGTTGTTTCTAAAAAAGAGTATTTAGCTGAATTATCAAAAAAACAAAATATTGTAACAAAACTTTCAGAGACAAGAAACTCTATTCCAATTATAAAAGAAGAGATTGAAGAGGCTAAAAAGAAGATACAAACAGTAAGATCTGAAATAAGAACAAAACATCTTCAAAAATATTCAGCTTTAAAAGCAGAAATAAGTAAATTAACAGAAAAAAATAAAGCAAATGAAGATAGAGAACTTAGAAAAGAGGTTACTTCTCCTGTAAATGGAATTATAAATAAATTATATTTTTATACTGTTGGTGGAATTGTAAAACCTGGTGATAAAATGGCTGAAATTACTCCACTTGATGACTCTTTAACAATTGAAGCAAGAGTAAATACTTCAGATAGGGCACAAATTTGGGAAGGACAAGATGTTTCTGTAGAAATTACAGCTTATGATTTTTCTAAATTTGGTTTATTAAAAGGGAAGTTAATATCAATCTCACCTGACTCTTTTGAAGATAGAAATGGTAATATTTTTTATTTAGTAAAAGTAAAAGCAAATCATGATCAATTTGCTCCAGATTTACCTATTTTACCAGGGATGATTGCAAATATTAATATTTTAACTGGTAAAAAAACTATTTTACAATACATAATTAAACCTTTAAAAGATGTAAGTAAAAATGCATTAAGTGAACAATAG